GTCCCCTTCAACCCGTTGTTCTTGTATGGCGGCGTCGGGCTCGGCAAGACCCATCTCATGCATGCGATCGGCTGGTGCATCCGCGAGCGCGATCCGTCGCGACGGGTCGTCTACATGTCGGCCGAGAAGTTCATGTTCCACTTCATCCGCGCCGTTCGCTACAAGGATCAGATGGCGTTCAAGGAGCAGTTCCGCTCGGTCGATATCCTGATGATCGACGACGTCCAGTTCATCAGCGGAAAAGATTCCACACAGGAAGAATTCTTCCATACCTTCAACGCCTTGATCGACCAGAACCACCAGATAATCATCTCCTCCGACAAATCGCCGTCGGATCTCGACGGCCTCGAGGAACGGCTGCGGTCGCGCCTCGGCTGGGGTTTGGTGGCCGACATCCATCCCACCTCCTATGAGCTTCGCCTCGGCATCCTGCAGTCGAAGGCGGAGACCCTGAAAGCGGAGATTCCGATCAAGGTCTTGGAATTCCTCGCCCACAAGATCACCTCCAACGTCCGTGAGCTGGAAGGCGCCCTCAATCGTATCGTCGCTCACGCCACGTTGGTCGGCCACGCGATCACGCTGGAGACCACCCAGGACGTGTTGCAGGACCTGCTGCGGGCCAATGACCGCCGGGTCACCATCGACGAGATTCAGAAGAAAGTCGCCGAGCACTTCAACATCCGTCTTGCCGATATGCATTCGGCGCGGCGGGCGCGGGCGGTCGCGCGGCCCCGTCAGGTGGCGATGTACCTCGCCAAACAGCTAACGGCGCGTTCGCTTCCCGAAATCGGGCGCAAGTTCGGCGGCCGCGACCACACCACGGTGATGCACGCCGTGCGCAAGGTCGAGGAGCTCAAATCGAACGACCGCGCCTTCGCCGAGGACGTCGAGCTGCTGCGCCGGATGCTCGAAGGATAGAAATTTCGGGTGTGTTGCCGGGGATCGGACCGATCTCCGATTATCGCCCGATCTCGTTGATCCAAAACCCTAACCGCCGCCGACGTGTGTTCCACATGTGCGACCTACGCGCTTCGTGGCGACCGTCGCGAACGCCACCGGCGCGGCCAGAAACCGGGTCGCCATTTGGCCGGCCCGCGCTTCGTCCCCGGTCGTGAGGTACCTGACCCGGCCGCGTTCGTCGGCCTTGCGGCGAAATTCCGGATGGCGATCGAGGTAGGCGACGAGGCTGCGCGCGATCTCGCTCGGTTGATCGAGCACACGGGTCGTCGGCGCGAGGGCGGCGGCGAACAAGTGCGAAATCAGGGCGTAATGGGTGCATCCGAGAATGACCGCATCCGGGTCCGTGCCGAGGCGTCTGACCAACCCGGCAGCGAAACGGGCGACGCCATCGCTGAGTACGCGCTCCGACGCGCCGCTCTCGATCTCGGCGACCAGCCCGGGGCATTGCTGCTGGATCACGGCGATATGGGGC
This region of Alphaproteobacteria bacterium genomic DNA includes:
- the dnaA gene encoding chromosomal replication initiator protein DnaA; protein product: MARSLETLWAHVRVRMRQEYGEAEFKSWLKPLTIIDARENRLRLAVTTRFMRDWIQNHYAERIRDIWNDEGGDVTGVDIAIATSQSSSSSYTRTAASEARIFDHTGESRIGAPLDARFTFANFIVGKPNELAHAAAQRVAEASAVPFNPLFLYGGVGLGKTHLMHAIGWCIRERDPSRRVVYMSAEKFMFHFIRAVRYKDQMAFKEQFRSVDILMIDDVQFISGKDSTQEEFFHTFNALIDQNHQIIISSDKSPSDLDGLEERLRSRLGWGLVADIHPTSYELRLGILQSKAETLKAEIPIKVLEFLAHKITSNVRELEGALNRIVAHATLVGHAITLETTQDVLQDLLRANDRRVTIDEIQKKVAEHFNIRLADMHSARRARAVARPRQVAMYLAKQLTARSLPEIGRKFGGRDHTTVMHAVRKVEELKSNDRAFAEDVELLRRMLEG